In Streptomyces liangshanensis, the DNA window CCGCCCGCCCCGTCGTCCCGAGGTAGTCGGCGGCCAGGTCGCGCCCCAGACCCGTACCGATGCCCTTGAGGTAGGCCTCCTTGCGGGTCCACACGCGGGTGAATCCGGCCGGCCGGCCGTCGGCGGGAAGCTCCGCCAACTCGGCCTGCTCGGCGGGGTGCAGGACGGCGGCGAGATCGCCGACCGCGCGCCGCAGGGCGACGGGCTCGACGTCGACGCCGATGGCCTCGGACGCGACACCGATCATGACCAGATCACCGCCGTGGGACAGCGAGAAGTGCACCGGGAAGGGCGGATCGGCCAGCACGGGCCTGCCGTGCGGGCCCCCGCAGCAGGGGCAGGTGTCCCTGCCCAGCTCGATCGCCTCCGGCGCGCGCCCCACGCACGCCCCGAGCACACGGCGCAACGCGGTGTGCGCGACGGCGTACCGGATCCGGTCGCGGCCGTGCACGAAGGCGGCCACCCGCCGGCGCTCCTCCGCGTCCAGTACCGACAGGTCGAGGGTCTCCTCCGTCTGCCGCGAGACGTCCAGCAGCCAGAGGTCCACCACTCCCGGGCGCGGCGCGCCGGGCCGCCCGGCGGGTGGTGCGTCGCGGCGCTGGATCTCGGACAGGACGGTCTCCCGGGACGTGCGGGTCGGTGGAACGCCCAGCGTAACCGCATCGGCCGCGCGACCGGCGCCCCGCGGCGCGGCCTGGGGGATCATGGGGCCATGGCCCATGACCACACGCATGTACAGCAGTTCTTCGGCGCGAGGGCGGCGGACTGGGACAGCCGCTTCCCCGACGACGGCCCCGCCTACGCGGCGGCCGTCGCGGACCTCGGCCTCCGGGCCGGCGACGCGGTGCTGGACGCCGGATGCGGGACCGGCCGCGCCCTGCCGGCCCTGCGGGAGGCGGTGGGTCCGGCGGGTGCGGTGCTGGGCGTCGACCTGACGGCCGCGATGCTCGACGCGGCCGTACGGGCGGGCCGCGACCGCAGCGGCCGGCTGGTGCGCGCCGACGTGGCCGTACTCCCGGTCAAGGACGGGGCGCTGGACGCGGTGTTCGCCGCCGGGCTGATCGCGCACCTGCCGCAACCGGCGCGGGGGCTGGCGGAGTTGGCCCGGGTCGTGCGGCCCGGCGGGCAGTTGGCGCTGTTCCATCCCATCGGCCGCGCCGCGCTCGCCACCCGGCAGAACCGGGTGATCACGGAGGACGACCTGCGCGCCGAGCCCAACCTCCGGCCACTGCTGGCCGGTTCGGGATGGCGGCTGGAGTCGTACGTGGACGAGGAGGCCCGCTTCCTCGCGCTGGCGGTCCGTCAGGACTGATTCCCCCACGGGACGCGGGCGGGCGGGGACGGCCTCTTCTGCCCGGGGCCCGGGGACCTTAGGTTGGAACGCCAGGCAGCGCCCGTCAGCAGGGAAGGTGGACCCGGTGTTCGACCGACTGCGCAGGATCTTCGCCTCGGACCACGCCATCGCACCGTCCGGATCGCGGCCCCCGGGAGGGCGGGGGGATACCCGGGGACGACAGCACAACCTCTTCGAGGCGGCGGCCACGTACGTGGCGGCGTGCGCGGAGGACGACCAGGGGCGGATCGACGAGGCCGCCGGGTGGGTCTCCCCGGAGGCGCTCTCGTTCGGTGTCAGCGAGCTGGCGTGCCGCGCCGTGATCGCCCTGGCCCGGGAGCGGGACGAGTCGCCGCAGACCGTGGCCCGCAGCCTCATGGGGCTGCCCGCGGCGTAAGGACGGCGGGTCCCCGCAGCGACCGCGGGGATATCGGGTCGTAGCGGACTCTCGACGTCCGGGTGGTCGACTGGCTAGGGTGCGCCGACAACCGGTCGAATCGGGAGGTGTCGTGACCGTGGCGGACGATTCCATCGATGAGGACACCATCGACGATGACACCCTGTATGTGCTCACTGCCGCTCTGTTGACCCCGGCGCGCTTCCCGGGCGTCCTCGGCGACGACTACCCGGAGGCATGTGCGGCGCTCGGGCTGGATCCCTGGGCGCGGGGCTACGGGCTGGTCCTGGGCCAGGACGGCGAGGGGGCGCGCTGGACGGTGGCGGTGGACGACGTGTCGCTCGTGGCCGTCGCGATCTCGTCGTGGGACTGCGGCATGGCGTACGACCTCTCGCCGGAGGAGCGGAGCGTGGTCTGCGCGCTGCCCGGCTGGCCGCTGGACGTGGCCGTGGCGGCGCCCGGCGTGCCCGCCCCTCACGACCCGGAGCCGGATCCGGACCTGGAGGTGGGTGCGGCGGCACGCGGCCCGGACGGTCGGAGCGACACCTGGACGCCGCTCACGCCGCCCGACACGACGGTCTGGGGCCCGGCACAGCGCCGGCTGGGCGCGGACGAGGTCGCGGCCGACTGGGCGGGCTGGCGGGAGCGCTACGACGCCGCCACGGCGGACGGACCGGAGGCGGGGGAGCCGCTGCCCGAGGTGCGGCGGGTGATCACGGAGCTGCGCGGTTACGTGGAGAGGACGCCGCCCCTGGGCCGGGTACGTTCCGGCTTCGCGCCCGGCGGCGCCCGGACGCTGCGCGCGGACGGCCCCGGCTGGTCCTTCGTCGCCAGGACCGACGACATGGCCTTCGTCCTGCTGGACGAGGAGCCCAACGAAGTGCTTCCGCTCGCCCGCGGCCCCGAGCTCCCGGCGCTGCTCGCGGCCCTCGACGCCATGGCCGTACGTCCCGCGTGAACCGTGGCGCCGCGGACACGGCAGAGCTGACCGGGGGGACCCGGTGGTCCCTCCGGTCAGCTGTCCGGCCCGGTCAGCGGCCGATCTGCTTGCGGTTGATCCGGCGCAGCCTGCGGCGCTGCGACGGGTCGAGCATCAGGTAGGTGGCTGCCGGCACACCCACCACGATCAACAGGGCCACCCAGAACGGTACGAACGCCCAGAGGATGAGGCCGACGGCCACTCCCCCGACGGCGATCTTTGCTTGTGTCGACATCCCGACGCCTCCTTCGCGGCCACGGGCCGCTCACTGCTCGGTGAACGCGTAGGAGCGTCCGCCAGTTCCACTATGCGCCTGTACGGAGCGGTTCGCCGACGTCGTGGAGGTGACCGAGGGCCTGGCGGTACGAGTCGATCAGTCCGGTCTCGGCGTAGGAGACGCCCAGCGCCTGGCAGTGCGCGCGCACCAGCGGCTGGGCGAGCCGCAGGTGGGGGCGGGGCATGCTGGGGAAGAGGTGGTGCTCGATCTGGTAGTTCAGCCCGCCGAGGAACCAGTCGGTGAACACACCGCCGCGGATGTTGCGCGACGTCAGGACCTGGCGGCGCAGGTGGCCCCAGTCGGCGCCGTTCTCGGCGTCGGGCATCTCCATGCCCTTGTGGTTCGGCGCGAAGGCCATGCCCAGGTGCAGGCCCAGGAGCATCTGGTGGATGAGCGCGAAGACGACGGCCTGGCCGACGGTCAGTGTGGTGAGCAGCAGGGTGACGTACGCGGCGACGTGGGCGGCCAGGAGCAGGCCCTCGACCACGCGGCGGCGGCCGGGCATGCGGGTGTCGTTCCGGCGCGAGAAGACGGCCTGGAAGCCGTACACCTTGAGGGCGATGCCCTCCAGGGTCGTCAGCGGGAAGAACATCCAGGCCTGGTGGCGGGTGAGCCAGCCCTTGAATCCCGTACGGCCGGCCGTCTGTCCCTGGGTGAAGACGAAGATGTCGGCGGCGACGTCCGGGTCCTTGTCGACGTGGTTGGGGTTGGCGTGGTGCCGGTTGTGCTTGTCGTTCCACCACTCCTGGCTCATCCCGAGCAGCAGGTTGGCGTGGACGAGCTGGATGACGCGGCCCTTGGCGCGGTCACCGGTGATCTGGGAGTGCCCCGCGTCGTGGCCGACGAACGCGATGCGGGCCGAGAGGAGCGCCAGCGGGGGCGCGAGGAGCATCGTCCACCAGGTGGGGCCGAGGAGTGCCATGGCGGTGACCACGGCGGCGACGAGAACCAGGTTGACCGTGATGCCCCGGGCGTACCAGGCGACCCGGCGCTCGAGGAGCCCCTGTTCCTTGACCGTCCGCAGCAATGGCGCGAAGTCGCTGCCCGCGCCGCGGCCGGTGGCCGGTTCGGATATGGGCTCCACGGCGGGGGGTGCGGTGGTGGCCTGGGGCATGTCGGTCTCCGGTCTGTCGGCCGATGTGCGGAAGAAGGGTCGCGCCGTCTGCGCTGACCTGGGGAAAAACGTACGGGCCCGGCGAAGGTGGCGACCATGGCGCCACCCCCCGGAAACGGGGGAGGCTTCCCGGGGGTCGGCAGTGGTGCTGGCTACACCCCGCCGCTTCGGTGTGAGCCGCGTCATGGAAACTCCGGGACCGCGTGGCTTCGCGGTCGGGTACCATCGGCGGCTCACCCGCAGTAGTCAAAGTTGAGGAATGCGTCTTCGCTGTGCACACGCTCCCCGCGGCAACGCTCTCCCGGGTCTCCGAACTCGCCCGCTGTTCCACGGTCTTTCTCCCGGGGGACCCGGCTCGCACCGGCCGGATCGCCTACTGGCATCCCGACGGCGCGGAACCGCCGTCCGCGCCGGGCTCCGTGGAGGAGCTGGCCGTCGTCGACACCGAGGCCCACCCTCTCATGGTCAGGGCGCTGCTGGTGCCCCTACGGGACGCTCTTCCGTGGCTGACCAGGGCCCGTGTGGCGGAGAATGTGTCCCCGTCCGCCGCCTTCTGGGGCGCGGCGACGCTGCTCGCCCTGCAACTGGCCTCCCGTGGACGGATGTTGCCCGGTCTCACCGGGACCGGGCACGACGCGTGGCGGGCGGGGCCGCTGACGGCCGAGGACCTGGAGGAGGTACGTACGCTCGCCGCCTCCATGCCGCCCTGCGCCCATGCCGTTCCGCTCGCCGGGACCACGCTTCTGCCCGAGCAGGAAGGGTTGTTGCGCGACTTCCTCGACGCGGTGGCCGACACGCTGCCGCGTACCCCGGCCGCGCCGCTCGCCGCCGGTGGTCCCGCCTTCGCCGCCGTGCCCGCCCGGCGTTTCCCCGAACTCCGGTCCTGGGCGGGCGATGTGGCCGCGGGTCATGACGCGGGGGTACGGCTCTCCCTGCG includes these proteins:
- a CDS encoding 4'-phosphopantetheinyl transferase family protein; translated protein: MIPQAAPRGAGRAADAVTLGVPPTRTSRETVLSEIQRRDAPPAGRPGAPRPGVVDLWLLDVSRQTEETLDLSVLDAEERRRVAAFVHGRDRIRYAVAHTALRRVLGACVGRAPEAIELGRDTCPCCGGPHGRPVLADPPFPVHFSLSHGGDLVMIGVASEAIGVDVEPVALRRAVGDLAAVLHPAEQAELAELPADGRPAGFTRVWTRKEAYLKGIGTGLGRDLAADYLGTTGRAALPAGWTVVDVPTIPGHAAACAVQGPPFTVRMRQPPAELQAAGRVSSPGRGRGEDTAGPAV
- a CDS encoding class I SAM-dependent methyltransferase, whose translation is MAHDHTHVQQFFGARAADWDSRFPDDGPAYAAAVADLGLRAGDAVLDAGCGTGRALPALREAVGPAGAVLGVDLTAAMLDAAVRAGRDRSGRLVRADVAVLPVKDGALDAVFAAGLIAHLPQPARGLAELARVVRPGGQLALFHPIGRAALATRQNRVITEDDLRAEPNLRPLLAGSGWRLESYVDEEARFLALAVRQD
- a CDS encoding acyl-CoA desaturase, translated to MPQATTAPPAVEPISEPATGRGAGSDFAPLLRTVKEQGLLERRVAWYARGITVNLVLVAAVVTAMALLGPTWWTMLLAPPLALLSARIAFVGHDAGHSQITGDRAKGRVIQLVHANLLLGMSQEWWNDKHNRHHANPNHVDKDPDVAADIFVFTQGQTAGRTGFKGWLTRHQAWMFFPLTTLEGIALKVYGFQAVFSRRNDTRMPGRRRVVEGLLLAAHVAAYVTLLLTTLTVGQAVVFALIHQMLLGLHLGMAFAPNHKGMEMPDAENGADWGHLRRQVLTSRNIRGGVFTDWFLGGLNYQIEHHLFPSMPRPHLRLAQPLVRAHCQALGVSYAETGLIDSYRQALGHLHDVGEPLRTGA